A region from the Polyangiaceae bacterium genome encodes:
- a CDS encoding nucleotidyltransferase domain-containing protein: MVERSEDGNGALDAARANRSWLDACWPAPHAALLERLVSALERRSEVRACLLGGSLHNGKSDAYSDLDLTLVCRDAERDSLLEGERLAHELGCLSAFRGDHLREPRLLICLFNPPLLHVDLKLVTPSEAGERVEERGLLFCKDPELRPSIESELIELPCVEPAWVMPRVWTWLHYAGTKAARGEVFECLDLLGFLRARVLGPMAQLASGQTGLAAQGLRRFELRAPRYREALAKTVGAPDPERCFAALDAARELYLELHAALAWPTIDPNLAQVVSDFLREARGTEAG; this comes from the coding sequence ATGGTTGAGCGGTCGGAAGACGGCAACGGCGCTCTGGACGCGGCCCGCGCAAACCGGAGTTGGCTGGATGCGTGTTGGCCGGCGCCCCACGCAGCACTTCTCGAGCGGTTGGTGTCCGCCCTTGAGCGTCGAAGCGAGGTAAGGGCCTGTTTGCTTGGGGGCTCGCTGCACAACGGGAAGAGCGATGCCTACTCGGACCTCGACTTGACCCTCGTCTGCAGGGACGCCGAGCGCGACTCGCTGCTCGAGGGCGAGCGGCTCGCCCATGAGCTCGGTTGCCTCAGCGCGTTTCGCGGTGACCACTTGCGTGAACCGCGGCTGCTGATTTGTTTGTTCAACCCGCCGCTCCTGCATGTCGACTTGAAGCTCGTGACCCCCAGCGAGGCGGGGGAACGCGTCGAGGAACGAGGTCTGTTGTTCTGCAAGGACCCCGAACTTCGCCCCTCGATCGAGAGCGAACTAATCGAGCTGCCTTGCGTGGAGCCCGCCTGGGTGATGCCTCGAGTTTGGACCTGGTTGCACTATGCAGGCACGAAGGCCGCACGGGGCGAGGTGTTCGAGTGTCTCGACCTCCTGGGTTTCTTGCGCGCGCGGGTACTCGGGCCGATGGCGCAGTTGGCTAGCGGCCAGACCGGCCTCGCCGCCCAAGGCCTGCGCCGGTTCGAGCTGCGCGCGCCTCGCTATCGTGAGGCGCTAGCAAAGACCGTCGGGGCACCAGATCCCGAGCGCTGCTTCGCGGCTTTGGACGCCGCGCGGGAGCTGTATTTGGAGCTTCACGCGGCGCTGGCCTGGCCAACCATTGACCCGAACCTTGCGCAGGTCGTGAGCGACTTCTTGCGTGAAGCGCGCGGCACCGAGGCGGGCTAG
- a CDS encoding DNA adenine methylase yields MVRETPKRQKRTAPVVEEEEWTGGLPPPKPVLKWAGGKSRLIPDVLARLPQRIATYYEPFLGGAAIFFALAREKRFEHAILTDKNPELVDVYRAVQQDVESVIEELSRMPHSEQAYYHIRAQKPRGLSKRAARTIYLNRTGYNGLYRVNRSGEFNVPYGRYKNPKYCDPPRLRAASLALQGAEIFVSDFEQATRDANKGDAIYFDPPYVPLSPTSNFTAYHREPFGLGEQERLAIHFDELGRRHVQIVLSNSDTPITRELYKPFHVDNVSMPRAINSRGSGRGKVGELLVVHRRQKLK; encoded by the coding sequence ATGGTCCGAGAGACTCCCAAGCGGCAGAAGCGCACGGCGCCTGTAGTCGAAGAAGAAGAATGGACCGGTGGCTTGCCTCCCCCCAAACCCGTCTTGAAATGGGCGGGCGGCAAGAGCCGATTGATCCCAGACGTACTCGCGCGCCTGCCGCAGCGCATCGCGACCTACTACGAGCCGTTCCTCGGCGGCGCGGCCATCTTCTTTGCGCTCGCGCGGGAGAAGCGCTTCGAGCACGCGATCCTGACCGACAAGAACCCTGAGCTGGTCGACGTCTACCGCGCAGTTCAACAGGACGTGGAGAGCGTAATCGAGGAGCTCTCGCGCATGCCCCATAGCGAGCAGGCCTACTATCATATCCGTGCGCAAAAACCGCGAGGGCTAAGCAAACGGGCCGCCCGCACCATCTACTTGAACCGCACGGGTTACAACGGCCTCTACCGCGTGAACCGCTCAGGCGAGTTCAACGTGCCGTATGGGCGCTACAAGAACCCGAAGTACTGCGACCCACCGCGCCTGCGCGCCGCGTCCCTCGCGCTACAAGGCGCCGAGATCTTCGTGTCCGACTTCGAGCAAGCGACCCGTGACGCGAACAAGGGGGATGCGATCTACTTCGACCCCCCCTACGTTCCGCTCTCCCCGACGTCCAACTTCACGGCCTACCACCGCGAGCCCTTCGGCTTAGGGGAGCAGGAGCGTCTGGCGATCCATTTCGACGAGCTCGGGCGGCGACACGTACAGATCGTACTGTCCAACTCCGACACGCCAATCACTCGCGAACTCTACAAACCTTTCCACGTGGATAATGTCTCAATGCCACGTGCGATCAACTCGCGCGGTTCAGGCCGCGGAAAAGTTGGCGAACTGCTGGTCGTCCACCGACGCCAGAAGCTCAAGTAG